The Bartonella birtlesii IBS 325 genome has a window encoding:
- the polA gene encoding DNA polymerase I, producing MKATDHLFLVDGSGYIFRAYYALPPLKRKKDGLPVGAVAGFCNMLWKLLCDARNTATGVVPTHFAVIFDYSSDTFRKQIYPQYKANREIPPEDLIPQFALIRQATKAFNLPCIEEEGFEADDLIATYAKLATKVGAKTTIISSDKDLMQLVNTHVSLYDSMKDKHIGISEVIEKWGVAPEKMVDLQALIGDTTDNVPGIPGIGPKIAAQLLDQFGSLDLLLQRVAEIKQTKRRENIQNYSEQAKISRELVRLKTDVPIDNNLDDFILEPQDGPRLIAFLKTMEFTTLTRRVAEATMCDAAVIDALDIDVEWEKPKYKNDFDIKDVNSTLSHNFSENSPQSLAEKCKGQALTQKITRDTYTTILDEEVLKDWLWKAEEQGFFAFDTETTSLDPLQAKLVGFSLALKPGKAAYVPLEHVEGEDDLLGGARIVGQIEPQKALALLKPILENQAVLKIGQNIKYDWLVMKQKGIVIRSFDDTMLLSYVLDAGSLTHNMDDLSKRWLGHTPIAYKDLTHNGKKITSFAKVDLKQATLYAAEDADVTLRLWQVLKPQLVSQRMTKIYERFDRPLIEVLARMEERGILVDRQILLRLSGELAQAALILEEEIYQLAGEKFNIASPKQLGDILFGKMRLPGGAKTKGGQWSTSAQTLEELAAEGHVLPRKVIDWRQLAKLKSTYTDALPSYILPKTGRVHTNYSLATTSTGRLSSSEPNLQNIPVRTAEGRKIRTAFIAPKGHVLLSADYSQIELRILAHIADITALKEAFAKGQDIHAMTASQMFGVAIEGMDSDIRRRAKAINFGIIYGISAFGLANQLGFSRQEAGRYIQLYFERFPGIKDYMEKTKIFARQNGYVETIFGRRIHYPEIKATNLQVRSFNERAAINAPIQGSAADIIRRAMIHMEDALQKEKLSAKMLLQVHDELIFEVPEDESEKTMVVVKKVMENAAMPVLSLSVPLEVKVMIAKNWDEAH from the coding sequence ATGAAAGCAACAGATCATCTTTTTTTGGTTGATGGGTCGGGCTATATTTTTCGTGCTTACTATGCTTTACCGCCTTTAAAGCGCAAAAAGGATGGTCTTCCTGTAGGAGCTGTCGCTGGTTTTTGTAATATGCTATGGAAATTACTCTGTGATGCGCGCAATACAGCTACTGGTGTTGTTCCAACGCATTTTGCTGTTATTTTTGATTATTCATCCGATACATTTCGGAAACAAATTTATCCACAATATAAGGCAAATCGTGAGATACCTCCTGAAGATCTTATTCCACAATTCGCATTAATACGCCAAGCAACAAAAGCTTTTAATTTGCCTTGTATTGAAGAGGAAGGATTTGAAGCGGATGATTTAATTGCTACCTATGCAAAATTGGCAACAAAGGTTGGAGCAAAAACAACAATTATTTCTTCTGATAAAGATCTTATGCAACTCGTAAATACGCATGTATCTTTGTATGATAGTATGAAAGATAAACATATTGGTATTTCCGAAGTTATAGAAAAATGGGGTGTCGCACCTGAAAAAATGGTTGATTTGCAGGCTTTGATTGGAGATACAACAGATAATGTGCCAGGTATTCCAGGTATTGGTCCAAAAATCGCTGCCCAACTGCTGGATCAATTTGGTTCTCTTGATCTTTTATTACAGCGCGTGGCAGAAATTAAGCAAACAAAACGGCGTGAAAATATTCAAAATTATAGTGAACAGGCAAAAATTTCTCGTGAACTGGTGCGTCTTAAAACAGATGTGCCTATAGACAATAATTTAGACGATTTTATTTTGGAACCCCAAGATGGTCCACGCTTAATCGCTTTTCTTAAAACGATGGAATTTACGACATTAACACGTCGTGTAGCAGAGGCAACGATGTGCGATGCAGCAGTAATTGATGCACTTGATATAGATGTTGAATGGGAAAAGCCTAAATATAAGAACGATTTTGATATAAAAGATGTTAATAGTACACTCTCACATAATTTTTCTGAAAATTCTCCACAAAGCTTAGCGGAAAAGTGCAAAGGTCAAGCACTAACACAAAAAATTACAAGAGATACTTATACAACTATTCTTGATGAAGAAGTTTTGAAAGATTGGTTATGGAAAGCAGAAGAACAAGGCTTTTTTGCTTTTGATACTGAAACAACTTCACTTGATCCACTACAAGCAAAGCTTGTTGGTTTTTCATTAGCATTAAAGCCGGGAAAAGCAGCTTATGTGCCTCTTGAACATGTTGAAGGGGAAGATGATCTGTTAGGAGGAGCGCGCATTGTAGGGCAGATTGAACCCCAGAAAGCTTTAGCACTTTTAAAGCCGATATTAGAAAATCAAGCAGTTTTAAAAATTGGCCAGAATATAAAATATGATTGGTTAGTGATGAAGCAAAAGGGCATTGTGATACGTTCTTTTGATGATACCATGCTTTTGTCCTATGTTTTGGATGCTGGATCTTTAACCCATAATATGGATGATTTGTCTAAACGTTGGCTTGGACATACACCGATTGCCTACAAGGATTTAACGCATAACGGAAAAAAGATCACTTCTTTTGCAAAGGTGGATTTGAAACAGGCAACTCTTTATGCGGCTGAAGATGCTGATGTAACGCTGCGTTTGTGGCAAGTTTTAAAACCACAACTTGTATCTCAAAGGATGACAAAAATTTATGAACGTTTTGATAGGCCGCTAATAGAAGTACTCGCGAGAATGGAAGAACGTGGGATTCTTGTTGATAGGCAGATTTTATTGCGTCTTTCAGGAGAATTAGCGCAGGCTGCTTTGATTCTAGAAGAGGAAATTTATCAGCTAGCTGGTGAGAAATTTAATATTGCTTCACCAAAGCAATTAGGTGATATCCTTTTTGGCAAAATGAGATTACCCGGAGGTGCTAAAACCAAGGGTGGACAGTGGTCAACTTCTGCACAGACTTTAGAAGAATTAGCTGCTGAAGGCCATGTTTTACCGCGTAAAGTCATTGATTGGCGCCAGCTTGCAAAGCTAAAATCTACTTATACAGATGCTTTGCCCTCTTATATTTTGCCAAAAACAGGGCGAGTCCATACAAACTACTCTTTGGCAACAACATCAACAGGGCGGTTATCATCATCAGAACCAAATTTACAAAATATTCCTGTACGGACCGCTGAAGGGCGTAAAATTCGCACAGCTTTTATTGCTCCAAAAGGACATGTGTTACTTTCGGCCGATTATAGTCAGATTGAATTGCGTATTCTTGCGCATATTGCCGATATCACGGCATTAAAAGAAGCTTTTGCTAAAGGGCAGGATATTCATGCTATGACGGCATCACAAATGTTTGGCGTTGCGATAGAGGGGATGGATTCAGATATACGGCGTCGTGCAAAAGCAATTAATTTTGGTATTATTTATGGCATTTCAGCATTTGGATTAGCCAATCAATTGGGATTTTCACGGCAAGAAGCAGGGCGTTATATTCAACTCTATTTTGAAAGATTTCCAGGAATTAAAGACTATATGGAGAAAACAAAAATCTTTGCACGTCAGAATGGGTATGTAGAGACAATTTTTGGACGTCGTATTCATTATCCAGAAATAAAAGCAACGAATCTACAAGTTCGTTCTTTTAATGAGCGTGCTGCTATTAATGCACCGATTCAAGGGTCAGCAGCAGATATTATTCGCCGTGCCATGATTCACATGGAAGATGCTTTGCAAAAAGAGAAATTATCAGCAAAAATGTTGCTACAAGTGCATGATGAACTGATTTTTGAGGTACCAGAAGATGAAAGTGAAAAAACCATGGTTGTTGTTAAAAAGGTCATGGAAAATGCTGCAATGCCTGTTCTCTCTTTATCAGTACCCCTTGAAGTAAAAGTCATGATTGCAAAAAATTGGGATGAAGCACATTAA
- a CDS encoding endonuclease/exonuclease/phosphatase family protein, whose protein sequence is MTKMPYKQRFSRFSALIQQKLHSSLAKTGDNNFCHQSNKTNQNLHYDLTVASYNVHKCVGVDKIFNPTRIVHVITELQVDILALQEADKRFGERVGLIDLQLLKSKTGLIPVPLNTMSPQGHGWHGNALFLRKGHVRDILQVTLPGIEPRGAVIVEFEMEIGLIRIIAAHFGLLRHSRNQQTKTLLALLQKRPLMPTLLVGDFNEWRRGKGSSLKHFSPYFDSTLGTVPSFPSRFPFLALDRIFAFPHQLVKNIENHNSSLARVASDHLPIKAYLDLANAIAIIQNK, encoded by the coding sequence ATGACAAAAATGCCTTATAAGCAGAGATTTTCTCGATTTTCTGCACTTATACAACAAAAACTCCATAGCTCTCTTGCAAAGACAGGTGATAATAATTTTTGTCATCAGTCAAATAAAACCAATCAAAACCTTCATTACGATCTTACCGTTGCTTCTTATAATGTTCATAAATGCGTAGGTGTTGACAAAATTTTTAATCCTACGCGTATTGTCCATGTTATTACTGAACTACAAGTTGATATTCTTGCACTTCAAGAAGCAGATAAACGTTTTGGTGAACGCGTTGGCTTGATTGATCTTCAACTTTTAAAAAGCAAAACAGGCCTGATTCCAGTGCCTTTGAATACCATGTCGCCTCAAGGGCATGGCTGGCATGGTAACGCTCTTTTTTTGCGAAAAGGACATGTACGCGATATCTTACAAGTCACTCTTCCTGGCATTGAGCCGCGTGGCGCTGTGATTGTAGAGTTTGAAATGGAAATCGGCCTTATACGTATCATTGCCGCTCATTTTGGCTTATTACGTCATTCTCGTAATCAACAAACAAAAACACTCCTTGCACTTCTGCAAAAACGCCCCCTTATGCCTACACTCCTCGTTGGGGATTTTAATGAATGGCGGAGGGGAAAAGGCTCTTCTTTAAAGCATTTTTCTCCCTATTTTGATAGTACACTTGGAACTGTACCAAGCTTTCCTTCTCGCTTTCCTTTTTTGGCTCTTGATAGAATTTTTGCTTTTCCCCATCAGTTAGTGAAAAATATTGAAAATCACAACTCATCGCTTGCACGCGTTGCCTCCGATCATTTGCCTATTAAAGCCTATCTTGATCTTGCCAATGCAATAGCTATTATTCAAAACAAATAA
- a CDS encoding Bax inhibitor-1/YccA family protein — MADFKNLRSASVSRADASIDLGLRSYMLGVYNTMAIGLLITAAAAYAVASLATTTDMSQAAAQINSSVYLTSFGVTFYTSPLSYIVMFAPLVAVLFLSFKINTLSTSAARSLFFGYAALVGFSLSSIILRYTTESVVQTFVITAASFGALSLYGYTTKRDLTAMGSFFCIGLIGLMLSMLVNIFLGSTALQFAISVIGIFIFAGLTAYDTQNIKLMYYEGDQSDAKGRKIIMGALNLYLDFINMFVFLLQFLGSNRD; from the coding sequence ATGGCTGATTTCAAAAATTTACGTTCGGCATCTGTTTCTCGTGCCGATGCATCAATTGATCTAGGATTGCGCAGCTATATGCTGGGCGTTTATAATACAATGGCCATTGGTTTGCTTATTACAGCCGCTGCTGCTTATGCAGTTGCATCATTAGCAACGACAACAGATATGAGCCAGGCAGCCGCTCAAATCAATAGTAGTGTTTATTTGACTTCATTTGGAGTAACATTCTATACATCGCCACTTTCTTATATTGTTATGTTTGCACCACTTGTAGCGGTTTTATTCCTTAGTTTCAAAATAAACACATTGAGTACAAGTGCAGCCCGTAGCCTCTTTTTTGGATACGCTGCTCTTGTTGGATTCTCACTCTCCTCTATTATTTTGCGTTATACCACGGAAAGTGTTGTGCAGACCTTTGTTATTACCGCAGCGTCTTTTGGTGCTCTTTCACTTTATGGTTACACAACAAAGCGTGATCTCACGGCGATGGGTTCATTCTTTTGCATCGGTTTGATTGGCTTGATGCTTTCTATGCTTGTGAATATCTTTCTTGGATCAACTGCCTTGCAGTTTGCTATCTCTGTGATTGGTATATTTATTTTTGCTGGTTTAACAGCTTACGATACACAGAATATTAAGTTAATGTATTATGAAGGAGATCAAAGCGATGCAAAAGGACGTAAAATTATTATGGGGGCTTTGAATCTCTATCTTGATTTTATTAATATGTTTGTTTTCTTATTGCAATTTCTCGGCTCGAATCGTGATTAA
- the lspA gene encoding signal peptidase II, with amino-acid sequence MTRKSLLFFLLGLIVTVGLDQAVKYWIIHNMLLGTANSLLPFLSLYHVRNSGIAFSFFSSFSHWGLIAITLAIIVFLLWLWKSTAQNRFLTRFGLTIIIGGAIGNLIDRIRFHHVTDYILFHIGDVFSFAIFNLADSFITFGVIAILIDELRIWIKAKRHSDRPFSQREK; translated from the coding sequence ATGACACGTAAATCACTGCTTTTTTTTCTTCTTGGCTTGATCGTTACAGTAGGACTTGACCAAGCAGTCAAATACTGGATTATACACAATATGCTCCTTGGAACAGCAAATTCGCTTCTTCCTTTTCTTTCCCTTTACCATGTGCGTAATTCTGGTATTGCGTTTTCGTTTTTTTCTTCTTTTTCTCACTGGGGACTTATTGCCATAACGCTTGCTATTATTGTTTTCCTTTTATGGTTATGGAAAAGCACGGCGCAGAATAGATTTTTAACGCGTTTTGGTCTTACCATCATCATTGGTGGAGCAATCGGCAATCTTATTGACCGTATTCGTTTTCACCATGTCACTGATTATATTCTCTTTCATATCGGCGATGTTTTCTCCTTTGCTATTTTTAATCTTGCTGATAGTTTTATCACATTTGGTGTCATTGCTATCCTCATCGACGAATTGCGCATCTGGATAAAAGCAAAGCGCCATTCTGATCGTCCATTTTCACAAAGAGAGAAATAA
- a CDS encoding TrmH family RNA methyltransferase, translating into MCISKIGKVKEITSLSNSIIKDLRALSQKKNRNREGLFMAEGLKLVINALNLGWTIQTLIFSKSKIGNTAIENTAAYTVANGGFVIKASQKVMESLTRRDNPQTVIGIFKQQWHPLEMIKEQVKDVYVALDRVRDPGNLGTIIRTADAVGAKGVILIGETTDPFSPETVRATMGSIFSIPLYRCDESDFLNWSDHFKAMIVGTHLKGPTDYRSIDFKNGPVILLMGNEEQGLSDILANHCDKLARIPQSGCADSLNLAIATAIMLYEIRRPYLTLEPCETKI; encoded by the coding sequence ATGTGTATATCAAAAATCGGAAAGGTCAAAGAAATCACCTCTCTTAGCAATTCTATCATCAAAGACCTTCGTGCACTCAGCCAGAAGAAAAACCGAAATCGGGAAGGTCTTTTCATGGCAGAAGGACTGAAATTGGTGATTAATGCTCTCAATCTTGGCTGGACAATACAAACACTGATTTTTTCTAAAAGCAAAATTGGTAATACCGCTATTGAAAACACCGCTGCATATACTGTAGCCAATGGCGGTTTTGTCATTAAAGCTTCACAAAAGGTGATGGAATCACTTACTAGGCGGGATAATCCGCAAACAGTTATTGGTATCTTCAAACAACAGTGGCATCCCCTTGAAATGATCAAAGAGCAAGTCAAAGACGTTTATGTTGCACTTGATCGGGTGCGTGATCCTGGAAATCTTGGCACCATTATTCGTACTGCTGATGCCGTAGGTGCTAAAGGCGTTATTTTGATTGGTGAGACAACAGATCCTTTTTCACCCGAAACAGTCCGAGCAACGATGGGATCGATTTTTTCTATACCACTTTATCGTTGTGATGAAAGTGATTTTTTAAATTGGTCTGATCACTTTAAAGCCATGATTGTTGGCACACATCTTAAAGGACCTACCGATTACCGTAGCATTGATTTCAAAAATGGTCCTGTTATACTTCTTATGGGAAATGAAGAACAGGGGCTATCAGATATTCTAGCAAATCATTGTGATAAACTTGCGCGTATTCCTCAAAGCGGATGCGCCGACTCACTTAATCTAGCAATAGCAACAGCTATCATGCTTTATGAAATTCGTCGTCCTTATTTAACACTAGAACCATGTGAGACTAAAATATGA
- a CDS encoding class I SAM-dependent methyltransferase: MPAKCFQSYHNNRYPQEKLPVILETGASADYALIDSGNGQKLERYGAYRIIRPEGQALWKPALSQKKWEDVDAIFTGNRDEEGVGRWHFPKKPLGETWPLSWNGLSFLGRFTSFRHVGVFPEQDAHWRFMEEQITQAIRPIKMLNLFGYTGIASLIGARAGANVTHVDASKKAIAWAKTNQERAGLSDYPIRWICDDAVKFVERELRRKKNYDMILLDPPAYGRGPHGEIWQLFDHLSTMITNCRKLLSDKPLAIVLTAYSIRASFYTLHTLMRDELINFGGIVESGELILREETTQRALSTSLFSRWIA, from the coding sequence ATGCCTGCAAAATGTTTTCAATCTTACCACAACAATAGATATCCGCAGGAAAAATTACCTGTTATTTTAGAAACAGGGGCAAGTGCAGATTATGCTCTTATTGACTCTGGTAATGGACAAAAATTAGAGCGTTATGGAGCTTACCGCATTATTCGACCAGAGGGACAAGCCTTATGGAAACCTGCTTTATCACAAAAGAAATGGGAAGATGTTGATGCCATTTTCACTGGTAACAGAGATGAAGAAGGTGTTGGTCGTTGGCATTTTCCTAAAAAACCGCTTGGTGAAACTTGGCCTCTTTCTTGGAATGGATTGTCTTTTCTAGGCCGTTTTACTTCTTTTCGTCACGTGGGTGTTTTTCCTGAACAAGATGCCCATTGGCGCTTTATGGAAGAACAAATTACGCAAGCTATACGTCCGATTAAAATGCTTAACCTTTTTGGCTACACGGGTATCGCTTCTTTGATTGGTGCACGTGCGGGTGCAAATGTTACACATGTTGATGCTTCTAAAAAAGCTATCGCTTGGGCTAAAACAAATCAAGAAAGAGCAGGATTATCAGATTACCCTATTCGTTGGATTTGCGATGATGCTGTAAAATTTGTCGAACGAGAACTGCGTCGTAAAAAAAACTATGATATGATTCTTCTTGATCCTCCTGCCTATGGACGTGGCCCTCATGGAGAAATTTGGCAATTATTTGATCATTTATCCACCATGATTACAAATTGTCGTAAGCTGCTTTCTGATAAACCTCTTGCGATTGTACTTACTGCTTATTCTATTCGTGCTTCTTTCTATACACTTCACACTCTCATGCGTGATGAATTGATAAATTTTGGTGGTATTGTCGAATCAGGAGAATTAATCTTACGTGAAGAAACCACGCAACGTGCCCTTTCTACTTCTCTTTTTAGTCGTTGGATTGCTTGA
- a CDS encoding LapA family protein: MTFKRILFIIILVIPTALLVAFIVANRQMVTLTLDLFQTNSENFTYHAPFFIWLFIFFGLGVLLGSLSNWFAYHKCKKALKKSNAELEKLKKSITDMV; encoded by the coding sequence ATGACATTTAAACGTATCCTTTTCATAATTATTTTGGTGATTCCTACAGCGCTTTTGGTTGCTTTTATTGTAGCTAATCGTCAAATGGTTACTTTGACGCTTGATCTTTTTCAGACAAACTCAGAAAATTTTACTTATCACGCTCCTTTTTTTATATGGCTCTTTATTTTTTTTGGTCTTGGCGTTTTATTGGGAAGCTTAAGCAATTGGTTTGCATATCATAAATGCAAAAAAGCCCTTAAAAAGAGTAATGCGGAACTCGAAAAATTAAAAAAATCAATCACAGATATGGTATAA
- the ihfB gene encoding integration host factor subunit beta — MVKSELIQIIARQNPHLFQRDVENIVNAIFEEISTALANGNRVELRGFGAFSVKSRSARNGRNPRTGDAVAVEEKWIPFFKTGKDLRDRLNQ; from the coding sequence TTGGTTAAATCAGAGCTTATACAGATTATTGCACGTCAAAATCCACATCTTTTTCAACGTGATGTAGAGAATATCGTGAACGCTATTTTTGAGGAAATTTCAACAGCACTTGCAAATGGCAATCGTGTAGAACTTCGAGGTTTTGGTGCTTTCTCTGTCAAAAGCCGCTCAGCTCGCAACGGCCGTAATCCACGAACAGGTGATGCAGTTGCGGTTGAAGAAAAATGGATTCCTTTTTTTAAAACTGGCAAGGATTTGCGTGATCGACTTAACCAATGA
- a CDS encoding LptA/OstA family protein — translation MKLRGLYKKWMKASLALSIGILGFETVFGYAESAHFGISLSNDKEPVELYADSLEIRDKEGIALFRGDVSVVQGKSLLRTAKLIVYYDKMRKGAERVQAETKASSPAWFGSTGVQKMEALGKVYIKIATQIATGDKGVFDGKSKIMRLTGKNVVLTDGDNVATGCALTADMKNGKAFLEGCETSEKKGRVSIIFKQSQKNGH, via the coding sequence ATGAAGCTGAGGGGATTATATAAAAAATGGATGAAGGCTTCTTTGGCTTTGAGTATTGGAATACTAGGATTTGAGACAGTTTTTGGATATGCTGAAAGTGCTCATTTTGGTATTAGTTTATCAAATGACAAAGAACCGGTAGAACTTTATGCAGATTCTTTAGAAATACGTGATAAAGAGGGAATAGCGCTCTTTCGGGGTGATGTTTCTGTGGTTCAAGGTAAAAGTCTTTTGCGAACAGCAAAATTGATCGTTTACTACGATAAGATGCGTAAAGGAGCAGAGAGAGTTCAAGCAGAGACAAAGGCATCATCACCTGCTTGGTTTGGTTCGACAGGTGTTCAGAAAATGGAAGCTTTAGGAAAAGTTTATATAAAAATTGCTACACAAATCGCTACGGGGGATAAAGGTGTTTTTGATGGTAAGTCAAAAATAATGCGCTTAACAGGGAAGAATGTTGTGTTAACAGACGGTGATAATGTGGCGACAGGGTGCGCACTCACAGCAGATATGAAAAACGGCAAAGCTTTTTTAGAAGGTTGTGAAACATCTGAGAAAAAGGGTCGTGTTTCCATCATTTTTAAACAAAGTCAAAAGAATGGCCATTAA
- the lptB gene encoding LPS export ABC transporter ATP-binding protein: MFGIKRKKQTDRDDSASEALRKRLKGTLIASHLMKIYRGRQTIKDVSFGIRTGEAVGILGPNGAGKTTCFYMVTGLMKSDGGSIRIDGFDITHLPMYRRARLGIGYLPQEASIFRGLSVENNIKAVLEIVEKDRFKRREELDALLHEFKIDHLRKMSALSLSGGERRRLEIARALASRPNFMLLDEPFAGIDPIAIFDIQQLIRHLTRRGIGVLITDHNVRETLGLVDRAYIIHAGQVLVHGSPDDIINNVDVRRIYLGNQFSL, encoded by the coding sequence ATGTTTGGAATCAAAAGAAAAAAACAGACGGATAGAGATGATTCAGCAAGTGAAGCTTTAAGAAAACGCTTAAAAGGGACTTTAATTGCCAGTCATTTGATGAAAATTTACCGTGGAAGGCAAACGATTAAGGATGTTTCTTTTGGCATTCGTACTGGAGAGGCTGTTGGCATTTTGGGTCCCAATGGTGCAGGAAAAACGACTTGTTTTTATATGGTTACAGGTCTCATGAAATCTGATGGAGGATCCATTAGAATTGATGGATTTGATATAACACATCTTCCTATGTACAGACGTGCTCGTTTAGGTATAGGCTATCTTCCCCAAGAAGCTTCTATTTTTCGTGGTCTTTCGGTAGAAAATAACATTAAAGCTGTTTTAGAGATTGTAGAGAAAGACCGCTTCAAACGGCGCGAAGAGTTAGATGCACTTTTACATGAATTTAAAATTGACCATTTACGAAAAATGTCTGCCCTTTCTTTGTCAGGAGGGGAGCGTCGGCGACTCGAAATCGCACGTGCTTTAGCTTCTCGCCCCAATTTTATGTTGCTTGATGAACCATTTGCAGGAATTGATCCTATCGCTATTTTTGATATCCAGCAGCTCATTCGTCATTTAACGAGGCGTGGGATTGGTGTTTTGATAACTGATCATAATGTGCGCGAAACATTGGGGCTTGTCGATCGTGCTTATATTATTCACGCTGGGCAAGTATTAGTTCATGGTTCTCCTGACGATATTATCAACAATGTTGATGTGCGCAGAATTTATTTAGGAAATCAATTTTCTCTCTGA
- the ptsN gene encoding PTS IIA-like nitrogen regulatory protein PtsN, whose amino-acid sequence MNLSELIAPEAIIPALKANSKKQVLQILAEKAAELTNLSERVIFDIVLQREKLGSTGLCGGIAIPHGKLPEIDRIIGIFAHLENPVDFEALDDEPIDLVFLLLAPENAGADHLKALSQIARVLRHSDVVQKLRNTHDADELHTLLIQNSESNAA is encoded by the coding sequence ATGAATTTGAGTGAGTTAATTGCACCGGAAGCAATTATTCCGGCTCTTAAAGCGAATTCGAAGAAACAAGTTTTGCAGATTTTGGCCGAAAAAGCTGCTGAGCTTACAAATCTTAGTGAACGTGTAATTTTTGATATTGTTTTACAACGTGAAAAACTGGGTTCAACGGGCCTTTGTGGTGGCATTGCAATTCCTCATGGAAAATTGCCAGAGATTGACCGAATCATTGGTATATTTGCGCACCTTGAAAACCCAGTTGATTTTGAAGCTCTCGATGACGAGCCGATAGATCTTGTTTTTCTTTTATTAGCACCTGAAAATGCTGGTGCAGACCATTTGAAAGCTTTATCACAAATTGCGCGTGTTTTACGCCATAGTGATGTCGTTCAAAAATTGCGCAACACCCATGATGCCGATGAACTTCATACTTTATTGATTCAAAATTCAGAATCGAATGCAGCTTAA
- a CDS encoding invasion associated locus B family protein, producing the protein MFEKTVIAVSVMVLVITGEACAQTPSRLNQFEAWGTYSYKSSKDTICYVLSVPLQSLPTTVNHGDNFFLVTKRSHSPVSFEPQFMAGYTLKEGSKVTVIIGDKDFDFFTKDSSAWLSSSELEKQLVSAMRAGMNMTVKALSKRGTSTTYTYSLKGVTAALNAAEKCH; encoded by the coding sequence ATGTTTGAAAAGACTGTTATTGCTGTATCTGTAATGGTTTTGGTTATTACCGGAGAAGCATGTGCACAAACGCCAAGCCGTTTAAATCAATTTGAAGCTTGGGGAACCTATTCTTATAAATCGTCCAAAGACACAATTTGCTATGTGTTGTCAGTACCTTTACAATCTCTTCCCACAACGGTTAATCATGGTGATAATTTCTTTTTGGTGACCAAGCGTTCTCATTCGCCTGTCTCCTTTGAACCGCAATTCATGGCAGGTTATACACTGAAAGAAGGATCAAAAGTTACTGTGATTATCGGAGATAAGGATTTTGATTTTTTCACAAAAGATTCATCAGCTTGGTTGTCTTCATCAGAGTTAGAAAAGCAGCTTGTTTCTGCTATGCGTGCTGGAATGAATATGACAGTGAAAGCTCTCTCAAAACGGGGAACTTCTACTACCTATACTTATTCTTTAAAAGGGGTTACTGCTGCATTGAATGCAGCAGAGAAATGTCATTAA